A stretch of the Apteryx mantelli isolate bAptMan1 chromosome 3, bAptMan1.hap1, whole genome shotgun sequence genome encodes the following:
- the SERINC1 gene encoding serine incorporator 1 — protein sequence MGGVLGLCSVASWIPCLCGSAPCLLCRCCPSGNNSTITRLIYAFFLLLGVSVACVMLIPGMEEQLKKIPGFCDGGIGTTIPGVHGHVNCDVLVGYKAVYRVCFGMAMFFLLFSLLMIKVKSSNDPRAAVHNGFWFFKFATALAISVGAFFIPEGPFTTVWFYVGMAGAFCFILIQLVLLIDFAHSWNESWVEKMEEGNSRCWYAALLSATAVNYLLSLVAIVLFYVYYTHPEGCSENKAFISVNMLLCIGASVMSILPKIQESQPRSGLLQSSVITIYTMYLTWSSMTNEPDRRCNPSLLSIIGYNTTTIPTQGQVVQWWDAQGIVGLILFLLCVLYSSIRTSNNSQVNKLMLTSDESTLIEDGMPRSDSSLDDGDDVHRAIDNERDGVTYSYSFFHFMLFLASLYIMMTLTNWYSPDSSYETMTSKWPSVWVKISSSWIGIVLYVWTLVAPLVLTNRDFD from the exons ATGGGCGGcgtcctgggcctctgctccgtGGCGAGCTGG ATACCGTGTCTCTGTGGAAGTGCCCCATGCCTGCTCTGCCGATGCTGCCCCAGTGGAAACAACTCCACCATAACTAGGCTGATCTACGCATTCTTTTTACTACTTGGTGTGAGTGTTGCCTGTGTGATGTTAATACCAGGAATGGAAGAGCAGCTGAAGAAG ATTCCTGGATTTTGTGATGGAGGGATCGGAACAACTATTCCCGGTGTGCATGGCCATGTGAATTGCGACGTATTAGTTGGTTACAAAGCAGTGTACCGTGTGTGCTTTGGTATGgccatgttctttcttctcttctccttaTTGATGATCAAAGTGAAGAGCAGCAATGACCCAAGAGCAGCAGTGCACAATGG attCTGGTTCTTTAAATTTGCAACAGCACTAGCAATTAGTGTTGGAGCCTTCTTCATCCCGGAGGGACCTTTTACTACTG TATGGTTTTATGTAGGCATGGCTGGAGCCTTCTGCTTTATTCTTATTCAGCTGGTCTTGCTTATTGACTTTGCTCACTCCTGGAATGAATCTTGGGTTGAAAAAATGGAGGAAGGAAACTCAAGATGCTGGTATGCAG CTCTGCTGTCAGCTACAGCTGTCAATTACCTGCTGTCTCTTGTAGCTATTGTATTGTTTTATGTTTATTACACTCACCCAGAAGGTTGTTCTGAAAACAAGGCATTCATCAGTGTCAATATGCTGCTGTGTATTGGTGCCTCTGTAATGTCAATTCTTCCAAAGATTCAG GAATCTCAGCCAAGATCTGGTTTGCTGCAGTCTTCTGTGATCACAATTTATACAATGTATTTGACTTGGTCATCTATGACCAATGAACCAG ATAGGCGCTGTAACCCAAGTTTGCTGAGCATCATTGGTTATAACACCACCACTATTCCAACCCAAGGTCAGGTAGTTCAGTGGTGGGATGCCCAAGGAATTGTAGgactgattttgtttttgttgtgcGTTCTCTATTCAAG CATCCGAACATCCAATAACAGCCAAGTTAACAAGCTGATGCTGACCAGCGATGAATCAACACTGATAGAGGATGGCATGCCCAGAAGTGACAGCTCCCTTGATGATGGAGATGATGTCCACCGAGCCATAGATAATGAAAGGGATGGAGTTACTTACAGTTACTCATTCTTTCATTTCATGCTTTTCCTGGCATCGCTATATATCATGATGACACTTACCAACTGGTACAG tcCGGATTCTTCTTATGAGACAATGACCAGCAAATGGCCATCTGTCTGGGTGAAGATCTCTTCCAGCTGGATTGGCATCGTGCTCTATGTGTGGACTCTGGTTGCTCCACTGGTTCTAACAAATCGTGACTTTGACTAG
- the HSF2 gene encoding heat shock factor protein 2 isoform X1 codes for MKQQQQPQQQQQPQQQPPSASAGVPAFLSKLWALVGEAPSNQLITWSQNGQSFLVLDEQRFAKEILPKYFKHNNMASFVRQLNMYGFRKVVHVDSGIVKLERDGPVEFQHPYFKQGREDLLEHIKRKVSSSRPEENKIRQEDLSKIISSAQKVQIKQETIESRLSALKRENESLWREVAELRAKHLQQQQVIRKIVQFIVTLVQNNQLVSLKRKRPLLLNTNGPTKSNVFQQIVKEPADTNHHVPLNRPEGLKQREQISDDIIIYDVTEDMGDEENPMGDEENPPITPETNEDTPETNEDTTSDSSNCSHSPDIVIVEDDNEEEYAPVIQGDKSTESVAFPANDPLSPVSDSTSPLMSSAVQLNNQSALTAEDPVSVMDSILSENGVISQNINLLGKVELLDYLDSIDCSLEDFQAMLSGRQFSIDPDLLVDLFTSSVQMNPTDHIANPKMEPKGIETLKNNAGPAASQESQVSKPRSDKQLIQYTAFPLLAFLDGNPGSTAESGSSTTETASSVDKPLEVDELLESSLDPEPTQSKLVRLEPLTEAEASEATLFYLCELAPAPMDADMPFLDN; via the exons AATGGCCAGAGTTTCTTGGTGTTGGATGAACAGCGATTTGCAAAAGAGATTCTTCCCAAGTACTTCAAGCACAACAACATGGCAAGCTTTGTCAGACAATTGAACATGT atggctTCCGTAAAGTTGTCCATGTTGATTCTGGGATTGTCAAACTGGAGCGAGATGGCCCAGTAGAGTTTCAGCACCCATATTTTAAGCAGGGCCGGGAGGACTTGTTGGAACACATTAAAAGGAAG GTTTCTTCTTCGAGACCTGAAGAAAACAAGATTCGTCAGGAAGATCTCTCCAAAATCATAAGCAGTGCTCAGAAAGTGCAAATTAAACAAGAGACTATTGAATCTCGATTGTCTGCTTTAAAGAG GGAGAATGAATCTCTTTGGAGGGAAGTGGCAGAGCTGAGAGCAAAACACTTGCAACAACAGCAAGTTATTCGGAAG atTGTGCAATTTATTGTTACCTTGGTGCAGAATAACCAACTAGTGAGCCTAAAGCGTAAGAG GCCCCTACTTCTGAACACTAATGGACCTACAAAGTCAAATGTATTTCAACAAATTGTCAAAGAACCAGCCGACACTAACCATCAT GTACCTCTCAACAGACCTGAGGGCTTAAAACAAAGGGAGCAGATTTCAGATGATATCATCATTTATGATGTCACTGAGGATATGGGTGATGAAGAAAATCCTATGGGTGATGAAGAAAATCCTCCCATCACACCAGAAACAAATGAAGATACACCGGAAACAAATGAAGATACCACTTCAGATTCTTCCAA CTGTAGTCATTCTCCTGATATTGTAATTGTGGAAGATGATAATGAGGAAGAATATGCCCCTGTAATTCAGGGGGATAAAAGCACAGAATCAGTCGCTTTCCCAGCTAATGATCCCCTCAGCCCTGTCAGTGACAGTACAAGTCCACTCATGTCAAGTGCTGTACAGCTGAATAACCAGTCAGCTTTAACTGCTGAAGATCCAGTCTCAGTGATGGATTCCATACTCAGTGAGAATGGAGTAATTTCACAGAACATAAATCTTCTTGGAAA AGTTGAACTCCTGGATTATCTTGACAGTATCGACTGCAGTTTAGAGGACTTTCAGGCTATGTTATCAGGACGACAGTTCAGCATAGATCCAGATCTTCTGGTTGAT CTTTTTACAAGCTCCGTGCAGATGAATCCCACAGATCATATTGCTAATCCTAAA ATGGAGCCAAAGGGAATTGAAACTCTTAAGAATAATGCTggtccagctgcttcacaagaATCACAAGTTTCTAAGCCCAGATCAG ATAAACAACTCATACAGTACACTGCATTTCCACTCCTTGCATTCCTTGATGGGAACCCAGGCTCCACTGCTGAGAGTGGAAGCTCCACAACAGAAACTGCTTCCTCTGTTGACAAACCCCTGGAAGTGGATGAGCTCCTGGAGAGCAGCCTGGATCCTGAGCCCACTCAGAGCAAGCTAGTGCGGTTGGAGCCACTGACAGAGGCAGAAGCAAGCGAAGCCACGCTGTTCTATTTATGTGAACTGGCCCCAGCACCCATGGATGCAGACATGCCCTTCTTGGATAACTAA
- the HSF2 gene encoding heat shock factor protein 2 isoform X2, with the protein MKQQQQPQQQQQPQQQPPSASAGVPAFLSKLWALVGEAPSNQLITWSQNGQSFLVLDEQRFAKEILPKYFKHNNMASFVRQLNMYGFRKVVHVDSGIVKLERDGPVEFQHPYFKQGREDLLEHIKRKVSSSRPEENKIRQEDLSKIISSAQKVQIKQETIESRLSALKRENESLWREVAELRAKHLQQQQVIRKIVQFIVTLVQNNQLVSLKRKRPLLLNTNGPTKSNVFQQIVKEPADTNHHVPLNRPEGLKQREQISDDIIIYDVTEDMGDEENPMGDEENPPITPETNEDTPETNEDTTSDSSNCSHSPDIVIVEDDNEEEYAPVIQGDKSTESVAFPANDPLSPVSDSTSPLMSSAVQLNNQSALTAEDPVSVMDSILSENGVISQNINLLGKVELLDYLDSIDCSLEDFQAMLSGRQFSIDPDLLVDLFTSSVQMNPTDHIANPKINNSYSTLHFHSLHSLMGTQAPLLRVEAPQQKLLPLLTNPWKWMSSWRAAWILSPLRAS; encoded by the exons AATGGCCAGAGTTTCTTGGTGTTGGATGAACAGCGATTTGCAAAAGAGATTCTTCCCAAGTACTTCAAGCACAACAACATGGCAAGCTTTGTCAGACAATTGAACATGT atggctTCCGTAAAGTTGTCCATGTTGATTCTGGGATTGTCAAACTGGAGCGAGATGGCCCAGTAGAGTTTCAGCACCCATATTTTAAGCAGGGCCGGGAGGACTTGTTGGAACACATTAAAAGGAAG GTTTCTTCTTCGAGACCTGAAGAAAACAAGATTCGTCAGGAAGATCTCTCCAAAATCATAAGCAGTGCTCAGAAAGTGCAAATTAAACAAGAGACTATTGAATCTCGATTGTCTGCTTTAAAGAG GGAGAATGAATCTCTTTGGAGGGAAGTGGCAGAGCTGAGAGCAAAACACTTGCAACAACAGCAAGTTATTCGGAAG atTGTGCAATTTATTGTTACCTTGGTGCAGAATAACCAACTAGTGAGCCTAAAGCGTAAGAG GCCCCTACTTCTGAACACTAATGGACCTACAAAGTCAAATGTATTTCAACAAATTGTCAAAGAACCAGCCGACACTAACCATCAT GTACCTCTCAACAGACCTGAGGGCTTAAAACAAAGGGAGCAGATTTCAGATGATATCATCATTTATGATGTCACTGAGGATATGGGTGATGAAGAAAATCCTATGGGTGATGAAGAAAATCCTCCCATCACACCAGAAACAAATGAAGATACACCGGAAACAAATGAAGATACCACTTCAGATTCTTCCAA CTGTAGTCATTCTCCTGATATTGTAATTGTGGAAGATGATAATGAGGAAGAATATGCCCCTGTAATTCAGGGGGATAAAAGCACAGAATCAGTCGCTTTCCCAGCTAATGATCCCCTCAGCCCTGTCAGTGACAGTACAAGTCCACTCATGTCAAGTGCTGTACAGCTGAATAACCAGTCAGCTTTAACTGCTGAAGATCCAGTCTCAGTGATGGATTCCATACTCAGTGAGAATGGAGTAATTTCACAGAACATAAATCTTCTTGGAAA AGTTGAACTCCTGGATTATCTTGACAGTATCGACTGCAGTTTAGAGGACTTTCAGGCTATGTTATCAGGACGACAGTTCAGCATAGATCCAGATCTTCTGGTTGAT CTTTTTACAAGCTCCGTGCAGATGAATCCCACAGATCATATTGCTAATCCTAAA ATAAACAACTCATACAGTACACTGCATTTCCACTCCTTGCATTCCTTGATGGGAACCCAGGCTCCACTGCTGAGAGTGGAAGCTCCACAACAGAAACTGCTTCCTCTGTTGACAAACCCCTGGAAGTGGATGAGCTCCTGGAGAGCAGCCTGGATCCTGAGCCCACTCAGAGCAAGCTAG